The nucleotide sequence ATCGCATACCCATCTCGCCTACCCATCGCTTGAGTGCAAAGACTATGTGGCCGTTTATGCCCAGCCCAGGGCGGCATGGCAACGGCTTATTGGCCCTGGAAAGCCGAGGGCCGTAGCGCCTCCCTTTGCAAAAAAGGCGCGGCGAAAACGGAGAAACGTCAACTATAAGAAATGAGGGTGGCGGGGCCACATTTGACCGGGATGGTTCAATGTTGCGTTTTCGTAAGATTGAGAATGAGCAGGATCATGCCCTTATGCCGGGGTACACCAAAACCTCCGATTTCGGAGGGTTTGCCGCCACCAAGATAAAAAGTGGGATTTCCCACCTTTTTTGCGACTGCCAGGATAATGCAGCCCGGGACTGCATTTCGGTGCCCGCAATCTTGCGGAGGCTGACCCGGCAGAACGAAAACACACATACCTGTGCTCTCCACAATTGACGATATATCGTCAAACATCTCTTGTGGCCTCTAGTTCCTGCTGGCTGGCTTTTTGTGGCAAATGTGACCATTGGCCCACTTGCAGGAATAAAGTCGCCCGGTGAGCCACCAGAAACGCCGGCCTAAACCAGTCCAAGGAACAAAGAGACCACCTCGTGGCTGGGGGAGGGCTGGCGGTCGTGGTCGGGACTGAGCACAATTTTATGCCGAGTGGGCCGTGGGTAAGCACGGCTGGGCGAGGGGAGGAGTGAATTGTCGGTCAACCCGCGATGGGGCGCTTCCCATCCCCGTGGGCCTGGGCTATTTTCACCTCACTTCATTCCCTTGCATAATAAAAGGATGGACAGGAGATGGACAACCATGACGCACACAAAAGAAAAAGGGGCCAGCTTTTTCAGCTAACCCCTTGATTTCTTATGGTGCCGAGGGAGAGAATTGAACTCCCGACACGGGGATTTTCAGTCCCCTGCTCTACCGACTGAGCTACCTCGGCAGCGGCGAGAAGGGATATCTAGCCAAACCCGCCGGGCTTGGCAACAACTTTTTTGAGGTTCCCATGAAAACCAATGATTTTATTTTCTCACTGATCGGGCTATCTACCTACCTGCTCGTGCTGTTCTACCTCTAGGAGAAACGACATGTCCGAACTTGCCGCCTTCATCGACTCGTGGACCGACGATCCAAACGGCGTCAAAAAGGCTTTTGTGCGCCTCAAGACCGTGCTCGAAAGCCTCCAGGGCGCCACCGTCAACTTCGTCCCCCGCCCGCCCGCGAGCTACAGCCTGCGCGCCGAACCCCATCGCGGCCGCCCGGTCATCACCATGGTCGACGTGGCCACCCTTGACGGCGAACGGTTCCTGTCGGTGTGCTTCTACGCCGACACCATCACCGACCCCGAGGAGCGCGGCGACCTCATCCCCGGGGGCCTGCTCTCCCAGGACGGCTACTGCTTCGACCTCGACTCCGGCGAAGCCGACGACGTGGCCTACATCGAAGCCCGCATCATCGAAGCCGCCAACGCCTTCTCCCTGCCCGAGGACAGCCCCTGCGGCGAGGTCGACGAGGAAGACTAGCGCCGTCTCCCGCCTTTGGCCGACGCCGGCCGCACAATACGGATCACCGGGGACCGCGTCCCGAACATGCGCAAGCGCTTGCGCAAGGGACGCGGCCCCTGTCACCAGGGCTGAAACAAGCCGCCGGCCGGGCCGGCGTCCTCAAGACTGAAGGCGTCGGCCACATGACTGGCCGTCAGGTGGCCGCTTCGGCTCTCCACGGCCACCACGTCAAACCGGCACGGCCGGTCCCACCAGTCGCGCTCGGACAAAAACTGCGCCGCCGCCCGCACAATGCGCCGCCGCTTGGCCGGGGTGACGGCCTCCTCGGGCCGACCGCGCATCCCCTCCCCGCGCGCCTTGACCTCCACGAAGACCACGGTGTCGCCGTCGCGGCACACCAGATCCACTTCGCCCCCGCGCGCCCGGTAATTGCGTGTCACAACGGCAAAGCCCTTGGCGATGAGATGCGCCTCGGCGGCGGCTTCGCCTTCGCGGCCGAATTCGAGATGCTTGGCGGTCATGGATGGCGCTCCGGGAGGGTCCGTGCCCTGACCGCCCCGCCGTAGTCGGGTAAGAAAGCAGCGCCAAACCCATCCCGTGAGAAAAAACGCGGGCGGGCGGCCATGGCGGCCTACAGCCCCGGCAGGCCGAGCTGGCGCGGCGTCTTGTCCGGCAGCACGCCCCGGAAGGTCAGGCGGTGGATGGAGCAAGGCCCCAGGCGGCGCAGGGCGTCCAGATGGACGGCCACGCCGTAGCCCTTGTGGGCGGCGAAACCGTAACCGGGATGGCGGCGGTCGTAGAGGTCAAGAAGCCGGTCGCGGGCGGTCTTGGCCAGGATGGAGGCGGCGGATATGGCCGGGACGCTGGCATCCCCGCCGATGACGCATTCCTGGCGCAGGCGGCCGGCCAGAAGGCCCAGGTACGCCTCGGGAATAATCTTGTTGCCGTCGATGCAGGCCAGCCCGGGAAACAGGCGCAAATGGGCCAGGGCCTTGGCCATGGCCGCGAAGGTGGCTTGCAGGATGTTGATGCGGTCGATTTCGCCCGGCCAGACAAAGGCCACAGCCCAGGCCAGGGCTTGGGCCTTGATGGCCGGGGCCAGGGCCTCGCGTTTGGCAGGGGTGAGCTTCTTGGAATCGGTCAGGCCCGGCAGCTCGTAGATCTCGGGCAGGATGACCGCGCCGGCGGCCACCGGTCCGGCCAGACAACCGCGCCCGGCCTCGTCCACGCCGGCCACGAGCCGGCCTTGCGCGGTTTCAGTCATGGCCGCAAGCGCCAAAAGCCGCGCCTGCCCGCGTCCCCAAGGACGCCGGGCAGGCCGCGGCCGAGAGATGGAACCCCAAGGGGACCACGGCGGATCGCCGCAAGCTTAATCCCAAGCGGTGCGGGTCTTGATGCGGGCAGCCTTGCCGCGCAGGGCGCGCAGGTAGTACAGGCGGCTGCGGCGGACCTTGCCCTGGGCAACCACTTCGATGCGCTCGATAAACGGCGAGTGCATGGGGAACACGCGCTCCACGCCCACGCCGTCGGAAACCTTGCGCACGGTGAAGGTGGAGTCCACCCCGCCCTTGCGCAGGCGCAG is from Solidesulfovibrio magneticus RS-1 and encodes:
- a CDS encoding ribonuclease HII; protein product: MTETAQGRLVAGVDEAGRGCLAGPVAAGAVILPEIYELPGLTDSKKLTPAKREALAPAIKAQALAWAVAFVWPGEIDRINILQATFAAMAKALAHLRLFPGLACIDGNKIIPEAYLGLLAGRLRQECVIGGDASVPAISAASILAKTARDRLLDLYDRRHPGYGFAAHKGYGVAVHLDALRRLGPCSIHRLTFRGVLPDKTPRQLGLPGL
- the rplS gene encoding 50S ribosomal protein L19 → MNVIDQLEREQMRMDIPAFRPGDTIKVHLRIIEGEKERIQVFQGAVLRLRKGGVDSTFTVRKVSDGVGVERVFPMHSPFIERIEVVAQGKVRRSRLYYLRALRGKAARIKTRTAWD
- a CDS encoding YraN family protein, whose protein sequence is MTAKHLEFGREGEAAAEAHLIAKGFAVVTRNYRARGGEVDLVCRDGDTVVFVEVKARGEGMRGRPEEAVTPAKRRRIVRAAAQFLSERDWWDRPCRFDVVAVESRSGHLTASHVADAFSLEDAGPAGGLFQPW